The following proteins come from a genomic window of Corallococcus sp. NCRR:
- a CDS encoding peptide chain release factor-like protein, whose product MTPPTPPIAPARRQAAREALALDDEALLKVCDVEFFIASGPGGQHRNTTASGVRLSHPPTELSVTATERRSQSQNKDAAVRRLRAGLQALTFVPKVRKATRPTLGSKRRRLEDKKRTSEKKAGRGGKLAD is encoded by the coding sequence ATGACGCCGCCGACCCCGCCCATCGCACCCGCTCGACGCCAGGCCGCCCGGGAGGCCCTCGCCCTGGATGACGAGGCCCTGCTGAAGGTCTGCGACGTGGAGTTCTTCATCGCCTCCGGACCCGGCGGCCAGCACCGCAACACCACCGCCAGCGGCGTGCGCCTCAGCCATCCGCCCACGGAGCTGTCCGTCACCGCCACCGAGCGCCGCAGCCAGTCCCAGAACAAGGACGCCGCCGTGCGCCGCCTGCGCGCCGGCCTGCAGGCCCTCACCTTCGTCCCCAAGGTCCGCAAGGCCACCCGCCCCACCCTGGGCTCCAAGCGCCGTCGCCTGGAGGACAAGAAGCGCACCTCGGAGAAGAAGGCCGGCCGGGGCGGCAAGCTCGCGGATTAG
- a CDS encoding histone deacetylase family protein, which translates to MRVFHIDRYLVPLPDGHRFPMEKYRVLREILLERGILPPTAFHEAPRAGRDELERVHTPRYLDAFFGGTLTDAEVRRLGFPWSPRLVDNARASVGGTLAAARAALEDGFGANLAGGTHHAFPDHGEGFCVFNDIAVAIRVLQAEGTIRRAVVVDLDVHQGNGTAAVFAGDPSVFTFSMHGEHNFPFRKHASHLDLGLEDGAGDAEYLAVLDAHLPHVLESAHADLLFFQAGVDPLEEDTLGRLSLTHAGLFERDLRVMRAAKERGLPVVLTLGGGYARPLAPSLEAHVGTYLAAGSLFR; encoded by the coding sequence GTGCGCGTCTTCCACATCGACAGGTACCTGGTCCCCCTGCCCGACGGGCACCGCTTCCCCATGGAGAAGTACCGCGTGCTGCGCGAAATCCTGCTCGAGCGCGGCATCCTCCCTCCCACCGCCTTCCACGAGGCCCCCCGCGCCGGGCGCGACGAACTGGAGCGCGTCCACACCCCGCGCTACCTGGACGCCTTCTTCGGAGGCACCCTCACCGACGCGGAGGTGCGCCGGCTGGGCTTCCCCTGGTCCCCGCGGCTCGTGGACAACGCGCGCGCGTCCGTGGGCGGGACCCTGGCCGCCGCCCGCGCCGCGTTGGAGGACGGCTTCGGCGCGAACCTGGCCGGCGGCACGCACCACGCCTTCCCGGACCACGGGGAGGGCTTCTGTGTCTTCAACGACATCGCCGTGGCCATCCGCGTGCTCCAGGCCGAAGGGACCATCCGCCGCGCGGTGGTGGTGGACCTGGACGTGCACCAGGGCAACGGCACCGCGGCCGTCTTCGCGGGCGACCCGTCCGTCTTCACCTTCTCCATGCACGGCGAGCACAACTTCCCCTTCCGCAAGCACGCCTCGCACCTGGACCTGGGGCTGGAGGACGGCGCGGGGGACGCGGAGTACCTGGCCGTGCTCGACGCGCACCTGCCCCACGTCCTGGAGTCCGCGCACGCCGACCTGCTCTTCTTCCAGGCCGGCGTGGATCCGCTGGAGGAGGACACCCTGGGCCGGCTGTCGCTCACCCACGCGGGGCTCTTCGAGCGGGACCTGCGCGTCATGCGCGCGGCGAAGGAGCGCGGACTCCCCGTGGTGCTCACGCTGGGCGGTGGCTACGCGCGGCCGCTGGCGCCGTCGCTGGAGGCCCACGTCGGGACTTATCTGGCCGCCGGTTCGTTGTTCCGCTGA